A window of the Palaeococcus ferrophilus DSM 13482 genome harbors these coding sequences:
- a CDS encoding DUF504 domain-containing protein, producing the protein MRKGFVKEVLSKIKYDPRESEEDYYIVIEHRGAYGNVKKIPVKYIELGHGYFFVEDAQIPYHRILRVVRKDGRVVWKRRH; encoded by the coding sequence TTGAGGAAGGGCTTCGTCAAGGAGGTTCTATCAAAGATAAAGTACGACCCCAGGGAGAGCGAGGAGGATTACTACATCGTCATCGAGCACAGGGGTGCCTACGGGAACGTGAAGAAAATTCCGGTCAAGTACATAGAGCTCGGCCACGGCTACTTCTTCGTTGAGGATGCCCAGATACCCTACCACCGGATTCTCAGGGTTGTGAGAAAAGATGGAAGGGTTGTGTGGAAGAGGAGGCACTAA
- a CDS encoding LSM domain-containing protein, which yields MAERPLDVIHKSLEKDVLVVLKRGLEVRGTLKGYDIHLNLVLANAQVLDNGEVVKSYGRVVIRGDNVLAISPVEYDLE from the coding sequence ATGGCGGAAAGACCACTCGATGTCATCCACAAGTCACTTGAGAAGGACGTGCTCGTTGTCCTCAAGAGGGGACTCGAAGTGAGGGGCACGCTCAAGGGTTATGACATTCACCTTAACCTCGTGCTGGCGAACGCCCAGGTACTCGACAACGGCGAGGTCGTCAAGAGCTACGGGCGTGTCGTTATAAGGGGAGACAACGTCCTCGCGATATCCCCCGTCGAATACGACCTCGAGTGA
- a CDS encoding 50S ribosomal protein L37e translates to MGSGTAPMGQRNKKETHIRCRRCGRKAFNRRKGYCAACGFGRSSRMRKYSWSRKHRK, encoded by the coding sequence ATGGGAAGCGGAACGGCACCGATGGGACAGAGAAACAAGAAGGAGACTCACATAAGGTGCAGGCGCTGCGGTAGGAAAGCTTTCAACAGGAGAAAGGGCTACTGTGCTGCCTGCGGCTTCGGAAGGAGCAGCAGGATGAGGAAGTACAGCTGGTCGAGAAAGCACCGCAAGTGA
- a CDS encoding transcription initiation factor IIB has translation MTSAEDFKKCPICGSDKLIYDPERGEIVCAKCGYVVAQNIVDSGPEWRAFDADQRARRGRVGAPVTYTIHDKGLSTMIDWRNKDIHGHDISSTTRAQMYRLRKWQRRIRVSDAAERNLAFALSELDRMASQLQLPRNIKEMAAVLYRKAVMEHLIRGRSIEGVTAACLYAACRMAKIPRTLDEIEEVARVDKKEIGRSYRFIARELNLKLPPTNPIDYVSRFADQLGLSEKTKRRAIELLKEAIKKGLTSGRGPMGVAAAALYIASVLEGEKRTQREVAEVAHVTEVTVRNRYKELVDRLGIKLNI, from the coding sequence TTGACTTCCGCCGAAGATTTTAAGAAGTGCCCTATTTGCGGGAGTGATAAGCTTATTTACGACCCCGAGAGGGGTGAGATAGTCTGCGCCAAGTGCGGCTACGTTGTGGCCCAGAACATAGTGGACAGCGGCCCTGAGTGGAGGGCGTTTGATGCGGACCAGAGGGCGAGGAGAGGTAGGGTGGGTGCGCCCGTTACGTACACCATCCACGATAAAGGTCTCTCCACCATGATAGACTGGAGGAACAAGGACATCCACGGTCACGACATCTCCTCCACGACGAGAGCCCAGATGTACCGTTTGAGAAAGTGGCAGCGCCGCATAAGGGTCTCGGACGCTGCCGAGCGTAACCTCGCCTTCGCGTTGAGCGAGCTCGACAGGATGGCCTCCCAGCTCCAGCTCCCGAGGAACATAAAGGAGATGGCGGCCGTTCTCTACCGTAAGGCCGTTATGGAGCACCTCATAAGGGGACGCTCCATCGAGGGGGTAACCGCAGCCTGCCTCTACGCGGCCTGCAGAATGGCCAAGATCCCGAGGACGCTGGACGAGATTGAGGAGGTCGCTCGCGTTGACAAGAAGGAGATTGGAAGGAGCTACCGCTTCATAGCGAGAGAGCTCAACCTCAAGCTTCCGCCTACAAATCCAATAGACTACGTGAGCCGCTTTGCCGACCAGCTCGGCCTCAGCGAGAAAACCAAGAGAAGGGCCATAGAGCTCCTCAAGGAGGCCATAAAGAAGGGTCTCACGAGCGGAAGGGGGCCCATGGGAGTTGCAGCGGCGGCACTCTACATAGCCAGCGTCCTTGAGGGCGAAAAGAGGACGCAGAGGGAAGTGGCTGAAGTGGCCCACGTCACGGAGGTCACTGTCAGAAACCGCTACAAGGAGCTCGTGGACAGGCTCGGCATAAAGCTAAACATTTAA
- a CDS encoding Gar1/Naf1 family protein, producing MKRLGKVSHYAKQGLLIVRSKWAPALNDVIVDKDLKVVGIVKDVFGPVGMPYVAVKPKVKAPEGYIGQVLYVDERKKPKKKGRRGEKGKAKGARKKRPNPKKRG from the coding sequence ATGAAGCGTTTGGGTAAAGTTTCTCACTATGCTAAGCAGGGCCTTCTGATAGTCCGCTCGAAGTGGGCGCCTGCTCTAAACGATGTCATCGTTGACAAGGATTTAAAGGTAGTGGGTATTGTGAAGGATGTCTTCGGTCCCGTGGGGATGCCCTACGTGGCTGTTAAGCCAAAGGTCAAGGCGCCCGAAGGCTACATCGGTCAGGTTCTCTACGTTGATGAGCGCAAGAAGCCCAAGAAGAAGGGCCGCAGGGGCGAGAAGGGCAAGGCAAAAGGTGCGAGAAAGAAGCGCCCCAACCCCAAAAAGAGGGGGTGA
- a CDS encoding MBL fold metallo-hydrolase: MVPVEIPPYVLLLPGIWQDSNIYLVRSEDEALLIDTGTGMFIGQYLPFLMERLSGVERLTILNTHEHYDHTGGNLRMKAALEKRGITVRFAAHELTAEAIEKANDRIILAFHYGRSFEPHAVEVKFTGGEGLRVGSLSFEVLHTPGHTRGSIMLYDREEKLLFTGDTIFEGTIGRVDFPTGSLGEMLGTLNRLLDLDVDLGLPGHGKVILNWDENLRKVLKLTEGLL, from the coding sequence ATGGTACCCGTTGAGATTCCCCCCTACGTTCTCCTTCTCCCCGGAATATGGCAGGACTCAAACATTTACCTCGTCAGGAGCGAGGATGAGGCCCTTTTGATAGACACTGGAACGGGCATGTTCATTGGGCAGTACCTCCCCTTTCTAATGGAGCGCCTGAGTGGGGTGGAGCGGCTCACAATCCTCAACACCCACGAGCACTACGACCACACCGGCGGAAACCTCCGGATGAAGGCCGCCCTCGAGAAGAGGGGGATCACCGTTAGATTCGCGGCCCACGAGCTCACGGCGGAAGCGATAGAGAAGGCCAACGATAGGATCATCCTCGCCTTTCACTACGGCCGCTCCTTTGAGCCCCACGCCGTTGAGGTGAAGTTCACAGGGGGTGAGGGACTCAGGGTAGGTTCGCTCTCCTTCGAGGTGCTCCACACCCCGGGCCACACGAGGGGGAGCATAATGCTCTATGACCGGGAGGAAAAGCTCCTCTTCACAGGGGATACCATATTTGAGGGCACCATAGGGCGCGTTGATTTCCCAACGGGGAGCCTTGGAGAGATGCTCGGCACGCTAAACAGGCTCCTTGATCTCGACGTTGACCTGGGACTGCCCGGCCACGGGAAGGTTATCCTGAACTGGGACGAGAACCTGAGGAAGGTTCTAAAGCTGACGGAGGGTCTCCTTTGA
- a CDS encoding ATP-binding protein: MLSSELGTVTWDEFPVAGMDALKNEYVEWFFSAIKTSRGRNIPKDEWMRYLRSRKAVKEGRLTNAGVLFFSDAQAIIPHSGGRIIWIRDGEPVKSREFYGPVWKVIDDMFGELVREFRAFEVIVGTKRVEIMEYPPRAVREALINAFAHRNYTIPSDVRVFIHPHMLVIRNPGGLMPGVDLEDPEHVPRNPALCSLLYDSGYIEKYGYGLRMIREECRKHGLVDVEFKSSANRFEVIFKRKVEELLDDTDRKILEYLINPRRSSEISSYVKLSKPAVLKRLEKLEAMGLVRPIGRGAQRRYVAIYR; this comes from the coding sequence ATGCTGTCCTCGGAACTTGGGACCGTTACATGGGATGAGTTCCCTGTGGCGGGAATGGATGCTTTAAAAAACGAGTATGTGGAATGGTTTTTTTCTGCAATAAAAACCTCCAGAGGCAGGAATATCCCCAAAGACGAGTGGATGCGTTATCTTAGGAGCAGAAAAGCTGTAAAAGAGGGCAGGCTTACAAACGCAGGGGTGCTGTTTTTTTCGGATGCCCAAGCCATTATTCCCCACTCCGGCGGGAGGATTATATGGATACGTGATGGCGAGCCGGTTAAGAGCCGGGAGTTTTATGGGCCCGTCTGGAAGGTTATAGATGACATGTTCGGCGAACTTGTACGGGAATTCCGTGCATTTGAGGTGATTGTGGGGACGAAACGGGTAGAGATAATGGAGTATCCACCGCGAGCGGTTCGTGAAGCCCTCATAAATGCATTCGCGCACCGCAACTACACCATCCCATCGGACGTCAGGGTGTTCATCCATCCCCACATGCTCGTGATAAGAAATCCAGGAGGACTAATGCCAGGTGTTGATCTGGAGGATCCGGAGCACGTACCGAGAAACCCTGCCCTGTGCTCTCTCCTCTACGATTCAGGATATATCGAGAAATACGGCTACGGTCTTAGGATGATACGGGAAGAATGCCGGAAACACGGGCTTGTGGATGTGGAGTTTAAGAGCTCGGCCAACAGGTTCGAGGTCATATTCAAAAGGAAGGTGGAGGAGCTCCTCGATGATACGGACAGAAAGATTCTCGAGTATCTGATCAATCCCAGGAGGAGCAGTGAAATCTCAAGCTACGTGAAGCTTTCAAAACCCGCGGTCTTAAAACGGCTCGAAAAGCTCGAAGCAATGGGGCTTGTACGTCCAATCGGGAGGGGAGCCCAGAGGAGATACGTTGCCATCTACCGTTAA
- a CDS encoding NOG1 family protein: MKNPFEKMPTILLPDEILDKAFRRAERAASSITPRGKPVHKAREREEVRIRTFSNVVRDNLRKVLDRTPGVSTLPPFYRELLDTLVDRDQFHKALAGLDWAIRTIRRLEERYVERLRYSRDPDEIARLRREFYGRASSVVKDIGDRLEYLNRARDVLKEIPVIDLELPTVVIAGHPNVGKSTLLKALTNAKPEVASYPFTTRGINVGQFEEHWLKYQVIDTPGLLDRPLSERNEIERQAILALKHLGRLIIYIFDPSEYCGYPIEEQTHLFEEIHREFGEFPFIVVLNKADIAEEEKMKKVEAFVREKGLEPIRISALNGDGLDKLKERVVELVKPLMEEYARNRMEKELGKFRNEL; this comes from the coding sequence ATGAAGAATCCATTTGAAAAAATGCCCACTATACTCTTACCCGATGAGATACTTGACAAGGCCTTCAGGAGGGCCGAGAGGGCGGCATCGTCAATCACACCCAGGGGAAAGCCCGTTCACAAGGCGAGAGAGCGTGAGGAAGTGAGGATAAGAACTTTCTCCAACGTTGTGCGGGACAACCTCCGGAAGGTCCTCGACAGGACCCCCGGTGTTTCAACGCTTCCCCCATTCTACAGGGAGCTCCTCGATACGCTCGTGGACAGGGATCAGTTCCACAAGGCCCTCGCCGGCCTTGACTGGGCCATAAGGACGATAAGGCGACTTGAAGAGCGCTACGTTGAAAGGCTACGCTACTCCCGCGATCCGGATGAGATAGCCCGCCTGAGACGCGAGTTCTACGGGAGAGCCTCGAGCGTCGTCAAGGACATCGGGGACAGGCTTGAGTACCTCAACCGCGCGAGGGACGTGCTCAAGGAGATACCCGTTATAGACCTTGAGCTGCCCACGGTGGTCATAGCGGGGCACCCGAACGTTGGCAAATCCACCCTCCTCAAGGCCCTCACGAACGCCAAGCCCGAGGTCGCGAGCTATCCCTTCACGACGAGGGGTATAAACGTCGGCCAGTTCGAGGAACACTGGCTTAAGTACCAGGTGATAGACACGCCCGGCCTCCTCGACAGGCCCCTGAGCGAACGCAACGAGATAGAAAGGCAGGCGATTCTCGCTTTAAAGCACCTCGGGAGGCTCATCATATACATCTTCGACCCGAGCGAGTACTGCGGCTACCCCATAGAGGAGCAGACCCACCTCTTTGAGGAGATTCACCGCGAGTTCGGCGAGTTTCCCTTCATAGTGGTGCTCAACAAGGCGGACATAGCAGAAGAGGAGAAAATGAAGAAGGTGGAGGCGTTCGTGAGGGAGAAGGGCCTCGAACCCATCAGGATTTCCGCACTCAACGGCGATGGCCTCGATAAGCTGAAGGAGCGCGTTGTGGAGCTCGTAAAACCCCTCATGGAAGAGTACGCCAGAAACAGGATGGAGAAGGAACTCGGGAAGTTCAGAAACGAACTCTAA
- a CDS encoding AlbA family DNA-binding domain-containing protein — MDASEVVALIKAGENERIEFKKSVNRDIAREICGLANAEGGYILVGVADSGEIVGCDVKRSKEVVTSSLQGITPPIAVSMHVVELGEKEILVIKVPKSRTLCSIGGVAYIRIGSASGPSQSRRYSCCPRNLGPLHGMSSLWREWML; from the coding sequence ATGGACGCGAGTGAAGTTGTAGCCCTCATAAAAGCTGGGGAAAACGAGAGGATAGAATTCAAGAAGAGCGTCAATCGGGATATCGCAAGGGAGATATGCGGCTTAGCAAACGCAGAGGGCGGCTACATCCTCGTGGGGGTTGCGGATAGTGGCGAGATTGTAGGATGTGATGTTAAGCGCTCAAAGGAAGTTGTGACTTCCAGCCTCCAGGGCATAACACCCCCCATAGCGGTTTCAATGCACGTGGTTGAGTTGGGAGAAAAGGAGATTCTAGTAATCAAGGTTCCCAAATCCAGGACGTTATGCTCCATAGGGGGAGTCGCTTATATTCGCATAGGCTCGGCATCAGGCCCCTCTCAATCCAGGAGATACTCATGCTGTCCTCGGAACTTGGGACCGTTACATGGGATGAGTTCCCTGTGGCGGGAATGGATGCTTTAA
- a CDS encoding AAA family ATPase has product MHVTVRVAWHDNKWNGKICKKPKENIYCIDNYSLLASRIQRRRKVDIEQETAGKDICEVWKNISYAPPCYWCINLNGDANCTVKDSHPFSDRNPKFREKVPPIDAVLHPNSVYTWNFKLSFDEKKDKYRYPPDLEERVREYINKTKPGSSIVFFYANHGNPVNGDERKYLLVGAALVKNIEYPSEYEMPPELIEEKNKKWQTRYFPKIAWQFRIDIDPETIVLLPYHEYLDLGIPEEEKENLLKEITVSIKDPTLIPHFKYVSMHIPSDKTIYLLYEIKRKLDIVEQHGIIDFEEVQVLKKRIIRLLKIAWDSRGKYPGFRNLMEVLISDELKNASETVDEFYSLILQKFGSVEEFLANPDNIKVLESENLSPGLKRIIPYLRDEYSTIEFLSRFDLSKPQFQKILGRVNRYRENPYTILEEYLYELQDNNWRIEDNDYGISLYQIDIPMFPDPEFVSWEPPMIIRATSIERVSALITTILKESATIEGNSALPRETVMERIKSYPLYYIDKELNINENLLDEYENRPEFRSRFIFYTINGRKLYQLMDLRKIEEHIEKFVNTLISKTYSVPDAIVEELVERDIQKFDDRLNYYSQITFSKERQKLYNSVLKNGFSVILGSAGSGKTAAVVNLVKYFTDKRKPILIVTPTGKASLVIRDRLKKEGINPESSRILVSTIHRYLYQFPRDLSSYIPKILDGNYNLFHVFISGVQSTRSKPITPKIIIIDEASMVDEVLLALLFATINPQVVERVILVGDDKQLPPIGVGRPLVDIVNYLKAKNLEENYVELQTNLRFSTANQGSSRIEKLAALFREDKMISFEDLDDVFQTGDETLEIVYFDSYEDLIRKLKEILTKLTSVDVTEETSVSELFVELFEPGGTFDYSYLDRLQILAPRRVGRFGTLGINYQIAGDVLSTGAFKPGTKIICEENQYWNIGDLRVLALANGSIGYIPKKDHRQMKNGQPNPKFYDIDELYKLVTIITNKTQSPKKRKWYGDSYWRGVRSLKRRLVIPGFRDSIEGFSPAYAITVHKAQGSDFDNVILVLSERSNYITKELIYTGLTRAKKKLYLFIHESLKDNFYEFLISAHKNSAIDNITTLLFEYRPSASKPYKVTRKDGKTLYVRSKIEMIIAKTLDNLGVEFEYEPKDFSRQYLLPDFKIIYNEQEYYWEHLGMIDNMEYRSRWFRKFKKYKEMGVADHLITTEESEHDIENNVRKIIEDIKGGRLKGRQSYSYHHYFL; this is encoded by the coding sequence ATGCACGTGACAGTTCGAGTTGCGTGGCATGATAACAAATGGAATGGAAAAATATGTAAAAAACCTAAAGAAAACATCTATTGTATTGATAACTACTCTCTTCTGGCTTCTAGAATCCAAAGACGTAGGAAGGTGGACATAGAGCAAGAAACTGCAGGAAAGGATATCTGTGAAGTTTGGAAAAATATTAGTTATGCACCTCCATGTTACTGGTGCATAAACTTAAATGGGGACGCTAATTGTACTGTTAAGGACTCACACCCATTTTCCGACAGAAACCCTAAATTCAGAGAAAAAGTTCCGCCGATAGATGCAGTATTACACCCCAATTCTGTTTACACTTGGAATTTTAAACTGTCATTCGACGAAAAAAAGGACAAATACAGATACCCTCCAGATCTAGAAGAAAGAGTAAGAGAATACATAAATAAAACCAAACCTGGAAGTTCTATCGTATTTTTCTATGCTAACCATGGGAACCCCGTTAATGGTGACGAAAGAAAGTACTTACTAGTAGGAGCAGCACTAGTAAAGAACATTGAGTATCCCTCGGAATACGAAATGCCACCTGAGCTCATTGAAGAGAAAAACAAAAAGTGGCAGACTAGATACTTCCCAAAAATTGCCTGGCAGTTCAGGATTGATATTGACCCAGAAACAATAGTCTTATTGCCATACCATGAATACTTGGATCTCGGAATCCCGGAAGAAGAAAAAGAAAATCTCCTAAAAGAGATCACTGTAAGTATTAAAGATCCCACATTAATTCCCCATTTTAAATATGTATCGATGCACATCCCTTCTGATAAGACTATTTATCTACTTTACGAGATTAAGCGTAAACTTGATATTGTGGAGCAACATGGCATCATTGATTTCGAGGAAGTACAAGTATTAAAGAAACGAATAATTCGTCTTCTTAAAATAGCTTGGGACTCTCGCGGGAAGTATCCAGGTTTCCGGAATCTTATGGAAGTGCTCATCAGTGATGAATTAAAGAATGCCTCTGAAACAGTCGACGAGTTCTATTCTTTAATACTTCAGAAATTTGGTAGTGTTGAAGAGTTCCTGGCGAACCCTGATAACATAAAGGTGTTGGAGTCAGAAAATCTGAGCCCGGGCCTTAAGAGAATAATCCCATATTTACGAGATGAATATTCGACTATCGAGTTTCTATCCAGATTTGACTTATCAAAACCCCAATTTCAGAAGATTCTAGGAAGAGTAAATCGGTATCGCGAGAATCCTTACACGATTCTTGAGGAGTATCTGTACGAACTTCAGGACAACAACTGGCGCATTGAAGATAATGATTACGGAATTTCCCTTTACCAGATAGACATACCCATGTTCCCAGACCCGGAATTTGTCAGCTGGGAACCGCCTATGATAATTCGTGCTACCTCGATAGAGCGTGTTTCGGCATTAATAACGACAATACTAAAGGAAAGCGCTACGATCGAGGGCAATTCAGCTCTCCCAAGAGAGACGGTCATGGAAAGGATCAAGAGTTATCCCCTTTACTACATAGACAAGGAGTTGAACATAAATGAGAATCTACTTGATGAGTATGAGAACAGACCTGAATTTAGAAGCAGATTCATATTCTACACAATAAACGGCAGAAAGCTGTATCAACTAATGGACTTAAGAAAAATTGAGGAGCATATTGAGAAATTCGTTAACACATTGATCTCAAAGACGTATTCAGTTCCCGATGCTATCGTAGAAGAGTTAGTCGAACGGGATATTCAAAAGTTTGACGATCGGCTAAATTATTATTCTCAAATTACATTCTCTAAGGAGAGACAGAAACTCTACAACTCAGTGCTTAAAAATGGATTTTCAGTAATTCTCGGTAGTGCTGGAAGTGGGAAAACTGCTGCTGTTGTTAACTTGGTAAAGTATTTCACTGACAAGCGAAAACCGATACTGATAGTAACTCCTACCGGAAAAGCTAGCCTAGTAATCAGAGACCGGCTTAAAAAAGAGGGGATAAACCCTGAAAGTTCTCGCATTTTGGTTTCAACAATACACAGGTACCTCTATCAGTTCCCACGTGATCTTTCGAGCTACATACCCAAGATTCTCGACGGAAATTACAATCTTTTCCACGTGTTTATTAGCGGTGTTCAAAGTACACGCTCCAAGCCAATAACTCCAAAAATCATAATAATCGATGAGGCCTCAATGGTCGATGAAGTACTTCTTGCGTTATTGTTTGCAACCATAAACCCGCAGGTAGTGGAACGTGTTATTCTTGTTGGAGATGATAAGCAATTGCCCCCAATTGGAGTTGGTAGACCCCTAGTGGATATCGTGAACTACTTAAAGGCAAAAAATTTGGAGGAAAATTATGTTGAACTTCAGACTAACTTGAGATTCTCAACTGCAAATCAAGGTTCCTCCAGGATTGAAAAGTTAGCTGCATTGTTCAGAGAAGACAAAATGATATCCTTTGAGGATTTAGATGATGTCTTCCAGACCGGGGATGAAACATTAGAAATCGTCTACTTCGACTCCTATGAGGACTTAATAAGAAAGCTAAAAGAAATATTGACCAAGCTCACATCTGTTGATGTTACAGAAGAAACAAGTGTTAGTGAATTGTTTGTTGAGCTATTTGAACCGGGGGGAACTTTTGACTACTCTTACTTAGACCGACTTCAGATATTGGCTCCTCGTAGGGTAGGTAGATTTGGAACATTGGGCATCAACTACCAGATTGCCGGAGATGTTCTAAGTACCGGGGCATTTAAACCTGGAACAAAAATAATCTGTGAGGAAAACCAATATTGGAACATTGGTGATCTGAGGGTTCTAGCATTAGCTAATGGGTCAATAGGGTACATTCCAAAAAAAGACCACAGGCAAATGAAAAATGGCCAGCCAAATCCAAAGTTTTATGACATTGACGAGCTCTACAAACTTGTCACAATCATTACAAACAAAACACAATCTCCCAAAAAGAGAAAATGGTACGGGGACAGTTACTGGCGGGGTGTGAGGTCTCTTAAGAGAAGGTTGGTGATCCCAGGGTTTAGGGATAGCATAGAGGGATTCTCGCCCGCATATGCCATTACAGTCCACAAAGCCCAGGGAAGCGATTTTGATAATGTAATCTTGGTACTCTCAGAACGTTCCAATTACATTACAAAGGAGCTTATCTACACTGGACTCACTAGAGCAAAGAAAAAGCTCTATCTATTTATCCACGAGAGCCTCAAGGATAATTTTTATGAGTTCTTAATCTCGGCTCACAAGAACTCCGCGATAGATAACATAACAACCCTCCTATTTGAGTACAGGCCCTCAGCTTCAAAGCCCTACAAGGTGACACGTAAAGATGGCAAAACTTTGTATGTCAGGTCAAAAATTGAAATGATAATAGCAAAAACGTTGGACAATCTTGGCGTAGAATTTGAATATGAACCTAAAGATTTTAGCAGACAGTATTTGCTGCCCGACTTTAAGATAATCTACAATGAACAGGAATATTACTGGGAGCACCTAGGAATGATAGATAACATGGAATATCGGAGTAGATGGTTTAGAAAATTCAAGAAATACAAGGAGATGGGAGTAGCAGATCACTTAATAACGACAGAGGAGTCTGAGCATGATATTGAAAACAACGTGAGAAAGATTATTGAGGACATAAAAGGAGGTAGACTCAAAGGGCGTCAAAGTTACTCATACCATCATTACTTCCTCTGA